From the Anopheles stephensi strain Indian chromosome X, UCI_ANSTEP_V1.0, whole genome shotgun sequence genome, the window ttgATCGAGCACTTTCATTTTCCGGTCCCCGGCTTTCGATTTATCTGCGTGTCCGCTTCCGTAAGCGAGCGCTGTAAATTGGCCCTTCGGGAGCCAAACGGCACAAACGATTTCACACCCGGAGGCTGTAACGGAACCGTACCTTGGGTATCGCTCTTTCGGCTTTCGGGGATCGCTCGACCACACCGATTCGCGGTAtcaatttaagtccatttttGGATATGCAATACAATTGTGATTTTCTCCTcctctcttcctctctttctTCCGTAAATCTGGTTTCGTTTACTGAGTGTCACCGGTTTACATTTCCGGGCCCGGTTACTGTCACACCTTCCAGGGTTTAGATGGGGTGGGGGCTGACGAAAGGCAGAACTTGGATTAGCgcagggaggttttttttgcgaaattAACACTAGCGAAGAAAATTGTCCCCTTTTCCAGGGTGATACGCATTACTACATTACCTGCCTACGACGGACGTACATATCGAGCGAAAGATAAATAGGTTTCAATTCTTCTCCATGCTACTGGATTTTGGACGCACCCAACGGAAGGCCTTTAAATTAACGAATCACACGACAGAGCACTGAAAAAACGCACCATAAAACGGGGTACGCACCGATGCACTTGACCGTCTTCCGGCAAACAATAACATAATTTCGGCGCTTCATAACGCGCGGCGTTTTCTCTGGTGATGAATTGTTTTATATGATGCCTTCaactccaacacacacacacacgcatacgcaCCCCGGTTGTTTCAAACAAAGGAAATCTTTTAAAgccgaaataaaaaagaaagaaaaacattaataGAAAGGAAACGATGCTTGTAATCAAGAGCGGTGCCGTCGTTAATCGGACACGGACAAACAACCGGGCAAAAGAAAATGGTGAAGCACGAAATAAACAATCCACCGGTCGTTCGCggtcgtgtgtgtgcgttagtgTAAATAAACTATCTTGAGGGGTTTTTCGGTACAAAAAGAGGCGTAATGGAAACGAATTAATACAACGCAGCAGTAACAAATTCGATACAAGTGTAAAGGAAAGTGAAACAAGTGTACGGTAGCGTGTGCTGGTGATGCTACATCCATCTATTGCAAGGTCCTTTTCTCGCTTGGGCCATACGGATGCCTGACCATGCGGTTTTTACAGGGTATCCCGAAGGTTTCTGGACGTTGTCCACACATATTTTTGGTTTCGGtccgaagttttttttttaatggtttcCCATTGCGGATTGAGGTTTgtttcaggatttttttttaaattaatgtcTCACATAATTTGTACGGGTTTTCTGacctgttttgattttttataattttctaaaaaaatattttttttaccgaATAGTACGACATGTTGGTAAAAGTATAAATAcactataaaaatatttgaaaattgttGCAATATTATTTAAACATATTGAAAAGACATATAAATTTATTCTTGTCAAGGTTTTGGtttattcttaaaaataaGAAGACAAGAACAAATCCGTCAATACACGAGAATCCGTCAAAATACTTcggaacaaaaccaaaactacCGGGGAAAGCGTCAAAAACCTCTGCGATACTCTGACTAACGTAAGTGTCTAGGTGTGTGGACTCTAAATCATGTTTATCATATTTCCTTCTTGGCGTTGGTTGCGTCCTCTTACAAAAtctcggtgccctatggcgcCGGTGAGCTCTTACATCTTACAacgaaacaataataaaaaaacgtactaaaatatatttatatatccGCGCACAGTTTTTGATGACTGGGTTGAGTTCTCCATTGGCTCTGTgggtatgtgtttttttgtttgtttgctgctggctGGTCCGGAAACCGGCTTCGGCTGGCCAGAGGCCTTACAGGGCGAAGCACCGTACAAATCTACTTATCTCGACCGACTTCCCGTCCCAGTACTTGGTGGGaatcggtgtttgtgtgtgggtgtgctcAGCTCAgccaaaacagcaaacaagtGTCATCTGCCTCTGGTCTGTCAACGGTGATGCGTTGCGGATGACAACCCTGCTTCCGTACGTTCCCTTTTTACACACCGGCCGATCGGTGCTCCACGTACAGGAAGTACGTGCCGGCCGCGTACGCGAGGAAGTTGAACAAACCGAACACCTAGAGGAGGTTGCAGAAGAACACAGGGACAGTAAAACAAGAAGCTCTCAGCTGTGAGGTCTTCCGGGAAACTTACACCGGCGGCAATGTTGGAACCACGTCCACGCCCGTACAAGTTCGACCAGGACGCTAGCTGCACGATAAAGGCGATGAAGTAGAGCAGTGTCGCAATCGCCGTATTGATCAACTCCTGTTTGGGAAAGGAAGGATGAAATTTTGAATATTGCTGGTTGAAGTTCGGACGGTCGATCACACTCACCGTCAGTATCCAGTTGATGGGCAGGTTCAGGACTTCACGGATACCGAGCAGATACACGAACGTCCAGAGCAGGGTGGCGATGAAGAAGGTGACGACCGCAAACAGGAAGAAGTGTGTGCCACCAATTAGCGCCGGCGAGGCGCACGCCATACAGATGATACCGAAGACCTTGCGAAGAGAAAGGGCAGAGTTTGATTATTGGAGCAGGTGGAGACGTGAAGAatcaacgaacgaacggttgGCATCgttcaacaaacaaacgtaTTAATGGTCTACCCTGCTTAATGCATTTCGTATGCTAAATGGTCACCAAAAGTCAATTGCCACGGTGCTCCCCGACGTTAACTGAGGCAgcggtgtgtgttttcccaGTTCTTGAACACTTGCGGCGCAACCTAAGTTGCGCGACACTAATTGAGGTACGGGCGGTCTGTGATGAAGTCAGCGCTCTaacttggtgtgtgtgttccagCAATATAGGCGGGTGGCGTCAGCAAAAAGTGTTGTCGCACCAACCTACACCGATCAGCGATTCTTCGGCTAATGTTGAAGACTCTGCTGAGCGCTCCATAAAAGAAGATGCGAGATCAATGCGACCCCATCTGCAACGCGGTACGAGGAACTCGCTTCACTACGCTTTCTAGCTCGATGATGTATAGCGTGTTGTTCTCGGAACAGTTGTCCGGGATGGAAACTGCGGCCGCTTCTGATTTGCATTTTGCATCGTGTGCGACCCTGTCACACTGCCGGCGTTGGTTAGCAAGTTAGTCATCCCGGCCGCACAAACCGAAACAAATAGGGACATAAATTAACGGCTTGAAATGGGGGCTGTGTGCAGCGTCTAATTAGCAGGCAGAGCACACCGGAACAGGTGCGGGTACGCTTCAAACTAGGTGCTAACCAGGCGGACAACACCTGGACAACACCGATGGTCCTGACGTTGATGTCTTCGTCATGGGTACGCGCGTGAGTATACGCCGCCGCGTTACCAAATCGAGGGGTTCGTCCGATTTGGGATCAGTTGATAACGCTTCCAGGAAACAAGGTGTCAAAGCACGGCTCGCCCCCTttacacactctctctctctcgcccgccgCCATGTTGCCGATCAATCATCGTTTTATGTGAGTGGCAGCACTAGCGTAGACGCACCACAGTGACAGCCGAACCTTGGCCACCTACTATTTCGGCATGCATACGCATAGTCAATCTGCCACGGGACGTTTCTGGGTGGCTGGAATAGAAATAGGACGCCAAGTGACTTCAAACAAGGCAACCCGTCAGAGTGCATTTGGAGGTgggatttattatttttgcggCACGCTTCAAGCTTCGGCACTGTTCCACCCACACCCTAAACTGGCAATAATAGTATTGcagcacaagaaaaaaaaacaccgtcaGAGGGTTAAACTGTTTGTGGACATCGGCGAAACGGTTGCGCAACGGGATGACTAACTGCGTGGACGATTGCACGAATGCACGGCATGTGTGGTACGATTTCTCACGATGCTTGTTGTTTAAGTTCGTTGTATGTATGAATGCtcgagtgtgagtgtgtggttaATTTTTAGATGCAAAAGGGCAGGAATATTAAAGGCCCTGCTCCCCCATAACAGTTTGCTGATTAGCACGTGCAAATCCTATAAATTACTTCACCAATTGTGACTGGATTGAAGCGGGATTAGATTCCTATATTTATATCAGAAAGAATTTCATGAGAAATCACTGCAACTGCTTCGCTTCTCGTACGTGATAAGGGTGAGGTGCTTTACTAGAGCGAGATCTTCCAGTCCTAAAGGCCACTTAGATGCCAGATCATCCAGAGTTTCTGAGATGATCTAGTAATGTTAGGACCCTGCTTAAGATGTAGTGGACAATATATAGGTACAAGAACTAGACTCTATGACACTTTCCAGATCTCCCTGTCTTGATCTACTGAGCAGTAAAGGTAAACTTCATCTTGAGCAGTGTCCAGAGATGTCTCAAACATTACTAGCTTATCGCGATATACCCTGCCCACACAATTATCCCAATGCTAGCAATTCTTCTGATGTTCTAAGAATTTTTGAGGCCCAAAGATCGATACCGACTTTATCAGTAACCCTCCCAATTTGTTTGGTGCATCAACTGACTCTTATCAACCCGACCTGACCCGGCCAGATCGATCAAATACGGGTGGGCAGGTTGACAAGTTTTACGTGAGAAAAGAATTTGGTGACACACGACACGATGGCGATGGTTGCATCTGGGACGCCTTACGGTAGATGGGAGTTGGGACACCCGACAAGCGGCCAGAGTCTCCCCATAACAAAACAccgccacacaaacacacacacacacacacacacacacacacacacacacacacacacacacacacacacacacacacacacacacacacacacagccgcatACCAAGCGGGAAGGGGAGAAAGTTTTCCCTGCCTTCCCTTCCCCCGTTTTTCTACTCCTCCTCGAACGGTTGTTGTCGTGCAGCACGCTTCACTTGCCCTGTGCAGCGTCGTCTCGCAACACCGACCTGGTTCCCTTGGTGGTGCCCGCAAAAACCGTTTAGCCCACTTTCTTACAAACCAAAGGAAAAGGGAGGGAAGGGAAACGAGGGGTTGTCCGGATGGTCCGTACAATaatgaaaacagaaaacggTGATCCGGCAGCAAGAAAGAAAGGTCCACAACGGAGCGTAAAAGACTGGAGCTGGAGTTTGGAGTCTCCCGATGAGGGCGTGTgacggcagaaaaaaaagagatggCGGCGGGGTAAGGGGACACTAAGAAGGGAGGGAAAAATTATTTGACACGTTTCCATCTCGTCAtccggtgcgtgtgtgtgtgagcgtggtttagtttttgtttggatGGGTTATTGTTGTAgtcggttttttgtgtgtgcgatcCTCTTCTTGCTCTTAGGTCTCTCTCTCCGCCATCATTCTCCAATGTTTTCTTCCAGCAAATGCGTATGCACCCGTGTATGACATCGAATCGAGTGACAAACGGCCAGTGACGTGAGGATGTACAGGGAGAAAATGGAGGAAACCGTTTGCAGTCACACCTGTGTGACAAACAGGCGATAAGACGGGGTAAGAGCGCAAACGAATCGCTCGAGAAAGGGTTGGGAATAGATAAATGATAATACAACGAAAAAAGgtgagtgtatgtgtatgcAGTCTACCCATATCCTCAAGCAGTGTGGGAAGACACCAGAAGACAACTCAGGCTACGCATGATTACCATAGAGAAACCTCACATGAACCACACGCGTCTATCCAGCCATTTTCTTTTGGCCCGTCTGTCACACGATTTCCCTTTGGCTCTCGTTGGGTGCGACACACCAGATTGTCCCATAATGAGCCTCAGCCGGTGTGAGAGCAGAAGTGTAGCTGCGTAGCATACCATAATTTCTCCACGTTCCAGCACCCAGAATCGAAAATCCCTGCCCGCGTGACACTCCAaataccaaaacaaaaaagagacaTTAGACACAAAAGCACAGCAAGAACGTGCGCGCGTGCTAGAGTGAGCTAGAGCATCAGTGAGGGAACCGCTTCAGGAAACCTGTTTCTAACCTGACCCCCGGGTGTGTgtatggctttttttttctctattccTTCAGCGGATACAATTCTTGCTCTCGATTCCACTAGGTTCCTCCAGGTTTTCCTggtacacagacacacagccaCGCGGTACGAATATGGGTTGTTCCAGAGTCTACTGCAGTCGGGAGTCCCGAATAGGGTCACAGCGGCTCTATTACCCGTTACCGTTACAATAGTTTCTAACCAGTAATGCTAACGTTGCGTGGCTGTGTTGCGAGTAGAAAATATGGCGACGGGATGCGACGAAAATATGACAGCCGGGGACATATTGGTGCGTTTTTGCTGGCAGATGAGCTCCAGAGGTCGAAAGTCTGGTGAGAGTAGGTTCGGTTGGGTTCAAATCACAAGAAGAAGCGTCAACTTTGATTTGAGGTTAGTTTTAGTAGGTGGAGACTTCAGACATAGTTATCCACGATCAGTCGCCCTCGACGACCACTGATGATATCAGGTGGAACGTCAGGCAACAAACGCTTTACTAGCGATAATACCCTTTCTGGTGTACATTAAGTGGAGCATTGGTCCGGGAACTCTCAAAATTCTACCCACAAATGCTACCAAGAAAGATGTCTAGAACTATTACGAATCGGTTTTAGTTGCAGAACTCATACCACAAAGTAGCGAACGACGAAAACCTTCCTGGCGAGTGCTTGGTTTATGGAGCGTAACGAATCGTAGCGAGCGGCATGATGGGAGTCGTGTTGCGAGTCTATTGCCCGAACAAGGCCAACCTCAACCTCCGCAGCGCGGGAGCACGCGCTCGCACATGTAAGAACATCTGTGATTTTTGTGAGTCCTCCGTTTGCAACATTCTTTGCCGCGTGGGAGTGCGTTCTTGGAACGGCAAGGCATGCAGGCAGATGTTTGGTGTGTAACGCTTGGCCTAAGAACTGCAAATATTGATGAAGCTCATAGCTCGTATCGGTGGCGTGTTCTAGATCCAGAGTTCCTCACCGAACCCGCCACGCTTGATTGGTgttgcacaaacacaaaacgctTGCGTACATTCCTCCGCACACACGTCAGAAGTTGCGGCGTATGCACCTCAGCTGGATGCAGAACCAGGGTCTAGCGAAATGACCGCTGGCGAAGAtcgaaatcaaaacaaactacGCTCAAAACAGAGAGCCCAAAGAGAAAGCCACCAACACCATTCAATGGCTAGCGGGGTGAATGGGATAATTTATCGCAAGTGGTCTTTGGCAGGGAACAGGCTGAAGGCTACCACGAAGATGCAGCACCCATCATGCTGCAGCGGTAGACGAAGATGCGAAGGAAACGGAGAAGCATGGTTTTACCTGCCGAGCTGAAGAAGCTATCGCTGATGCGTCCCTCAATCGGTCTTCCAGGGGGAGAGTTTAATCTTGGGAAGAAAAGTGATCGGATGCGTGATACGTGGTATCCGAACGATGCGCACGGCGGCGAGTCAGCTTACTGACCCGACCGACAGAATGTTGCATGACCAGTTTAGGAATGGGGCACACACCCGGTACGAGGTTAATGGGTTTTAGATAGCTGGAAGCCGAAGTCGAGTGCTAGCAACCCGCTCTTTCTCTTTGCCGCTGACTTGCTGAACGTTCGTTAGGCTCAACAAAGTATTGGAACCAACGGCGTCGCGCATTGTCTTCCTGGTGTTTTTGGTGGAGTTCCTAGAACGCAGTCTTGGAATGTGTGCATGCCTTCGAGAGCTAACGCACAACTGTGCTAGGTGTGGAAGGTGGTCACCAGTTCAGGTGCAACACACATCAATTAGAATGGATGTGACAAGGCTCAGGTGGGCAGCGATAGAGAGGAGTGTTCGACAGTCGCTTATTATCTAGCCCTGTTGACCGGTCCTCACTACACCGGTAGTTGAGTTTGAAGAGGTCCGATAAGCTGTAGTGTAGGTCAACAGcgcaccatcatcaacatcttCCGGATGTTCCTATATCAGCGTggggtttgtgtgtttttcaacTTCGATTAGATCTCTGCCAATGGATTGCTAGCGCTATTTCGTAAATATCTTCCAGCTAGGTTTGTTTGTGGCGAACGTATTAGGACAAGGTTGTCTAGATCTCTCGCCCATACCTGCAGTAGGACTCCGTCTAATGCCACACCGGCGAATGGAGCTACTGACGATCGTGCAAGAATTTGTGTGCGGTGACATGCACTCCATTCGCCGCCAACCCAGTATCCCCAGCCAGAACAacctgcccccccccccccccttctccttcaaaaaaagaaaactcgaATTCTTGTCCAGCAACTTCTGAAGACTAGAGCTACTGCAGGGGTGCAGTTGCACATTCCCAAACCTTGATCTACGGCTCTCGACTGCTCTAGTCAACCAGCAATTTTGCGTAATCGCAACGCAACTTGTTTCGAGGGCGGAAAGCAAAGGCCCCTTTGCTCACAACATTTTGCTGGTGGGAGCCTTCCGAGGGTGCAACTGCACCGTGCCAAAGATGGCGGAGGTTGGTCCCTGACGGTGGTTGGTGGTAAATGTAGCACAATTAgatacagtgtgtgtgtgtgtgggggggggtgGCTACTGAACTGCAAGGGAAGATAGACAGCACAACACAGGCTGTTCCAGGCCACTGTCGTGCCGGCAAAGGTTGAgctacagaaaaaaaggcctAGTGATAGGGCTAGTGATTCTACTGTGAGGTGTTGCGGGTTTGTGCGAGTGTGTAATCAAAATCGCCCATTGTATTGCGCAAAAACcgcaaaaatcacacacacacacacaggtgccCGGAATGATTCAACCAAAAAATTCGACTTCCCGAACGTTCCCACCATACAGGAACAGGTGGgtttcaggtttttttttatctaatcTTATCGTTTTCGCCCGTAGGTTGCTGAGCTCTCGTGGTGGGCGCACGGGCGCACCATAACCGCGCTTAGACGACGCCTCAGAATGGGGTTGGGTGCTACTTACCACCTGGACGATCTTCAATATACCCGGGATGGTGATGAAGTACTGCGTGTTGAACTTCAGCCAGTTGAGATTGGATTCCGGCTTGGCCTGTGCCTGGCCCGCCGCTGGAGTTGCCGCCGGTGTGCCAGCGTTCCGGTTCGGCGTCTCCACCGTCACAACTGTTTCGGCCATCATTGTGTCGGGTGTTGTTGCTGCGGCGGTCGGCGATCGAATCACGAGTTCCGCAAACGCTGTCGGGCGCAGTTGTCTTGTGAGCGCTCACTTGGGACCACCCCTGCTTTATGGGCAACGAGCAAAACGGGCCGGGTTTCTATTTTTGACGCGCACACTTTTCACAGCCTCGTCGGACAGAGCAAAggaaaagacaaacaaactGTCGCGCGCAACGGCAATATGGATTAATAGCCCAAATGCCGGTGAAAGTTTTCGGGGGTATATCGCAACACCCAACACCTAGGAACACGATCCGGCACCCACTACGTACACCTCTGACAATCAGCACCaattgacacacacacactgagcaCACTTTCGTTTCCTGGGAAATCGTTATTTCCGGCTAACAGGGCATCGAGGTTGTGGGGACTCGGGACACTGGGACTATTGTTGATGGGTAGCGACTGATTGAAGTTATCGGGAAGGtttaaagacacacacacaatagtcGAAGCTGCTGACTAAAGGCTGATTGCAGATCCGGCGAGAGGCTTCGATAGCCCTTAACGAACGATCACGTTTTCCACTATTTCGTTACAGATTCAAATTTCCAAGAGAAGGGATGCACacagcagctgcagctgtgaggtttaaaacaaaacacacacggcaaaCACAACTGTTCGCTAAGAGTTTACGCGCTAGAATAAGGGGCAGTTGGGATCAACCGGTGGCAGCTCGCAGGCTTGCTCTCTGTGGTTATGCTTGTTTGggctgcctctctctctccgcgACTTCAACTTCAGTGGTGAACAAACTGGGTTACCCTACGCATTGATCTGCTTTTTAGCGTTGTAAGCCATCTGTCGAAGCTGAGTATAGTCTTCTTTGCTGGGGAGAACTTCGGAACTAGTCTCTCCAAATATTCAAAGGGCTACTACTTCATCTAGGCTGACGACTAAGTCCAAGATATTCAGTAGAGTCATCTGTCCTGTAGAGTCTGGACGAAGATTTGAGGCACTCTTGTTAAGTATTACCAAGATTGAATACTTATAGGCGTTTCGAACCGAAGACACAGTCGCATTACTTTCAGAATTTGATCTTAAAatcgtgacttgatttttgaCAAACACTGAGCTTCCTTCTGTTCTGAGCTATCAGATGCGTCCCAGCCTCGTATCCCGTATACATGGAGTAACGAGCTCGGGACccgaaataaaaattatttctgAGATTTCCATAGCCCTAATGTATTTGTAGTCTCATTGATATCTCAGAGACCCGCAGCCTCTGTAAATGAATAgcgaaaaaaatattcttgaaTGGGCC encodes:
- the LOC118504232 gene encoding CKLF-like MARVEL transmembrane domain-containing protein 4 → MMAETVVTVETPNRNAGTPAATPAAGQAQAKPESNLNWLKFNTQYFITIPGILKIVQVVFGIICMACASPALIGGTHFFLFAVVTFFIATLLWTFVYLLGIREVLNLPINWILTELINTAIATLLYFIAFIVQLASWSNLYGRGRGSNIAAGVFGLFNFLAYAAGTYFLYVEHRSAGV